From the Musa acuminata AAA Group cultivar baxijiao chromosome BXJ3-7, Cavendish_Baxijiao_AAA, whole genome shotgun sequence genome, one window contains:
- the LOC103990389 gene encoding NAD(P)H-quinone oxidoreductase subunit L, chloroplastic isoform X2 has product MLGIPLSSRSAPPPQASQKMSSSWSFVPPTLQSSFLLPRPQLSPSFHPNFKWNRLSIRKNKAPRCVSPKTQSSQLDKFALLLQYGAILAAVEAPSALAVTGNNTEEDLVTTLISGGIVAVFYLFVIPPIIMNWLRLRWYKRKFFETYLQFMCVFIFFPGLMLWAPFLNFRKFPRDPTMEYPWSTPKDDVPLYKSR; this is encoded by the exons ATGCTCGGGATACCGCTATCCAGTAGGTCGGCTCCCCCACCTCAAGCCTCTCAGAAGATGAGCAGTTCGTGGAGCTTCGTCCCCCCAACGCTCCAATCCTCGTTCCTCCTTCCCAGGCCGCAACTCTCACCATCTTTTCACCctaatttcaaatggaacagaCTCTCCATTCGCAAAAATAAG GCTCCTCGATGCGTCTCTCCAAAAACTCAAAGCTCACAGCTCGACAAGTTCGCTTTGCTTCTCCAGTATGGAGCCATTTTGGCAGCA GTTGAGGCGCCATCGGCATTGGCAGTGACAGGAAACAACACGGAAGAGGATTTGGTGACGACATTGATATCGGGAGGAATCGTTGCGGTCTTTTATCTGTTCGTGATTCCG CCCATCATCATGAACTGGCTGAGGCTGCGATGGTACAAGCGCAAGTTTTTCGAGACGTATCTGCAGTTCATGTGTGTGTTCATCTTCTTTCCTGG GTTGATGTTATGGGCACCATTTCTCAACTTCAGGAAGTTtccgagggatccgacaatggagtATCCTTGGTCTACTCCAAAAGATGATGTCCCCTTGTATAAATCAAGATGA
- the LOC135643373 gene encoding protein phosphatase 2C 70-like isoform X2: MGMLTMTTATNATNPTTVSSMRSEMAASLAGVFILMFLFLLLLFILVCRPWRFFLSPSTTVSSPRLPASAVKADNLVRPLLSDNVDGNSGQSYDMPEIFLEASRIQINENTTWSKKQGLVSKEQVQSTDFCASQSDSLVLDVSYDASQDIEVGHTLKRSVTSSWPIDDKKHIREDSNFDIRIINEKPRSPVSSFTDKKILRSSLTLEVIAGPSRGLCCSRESASTSVLPLTLGRVSPSDLLLKDSEVSGKHANINWNVNSLKWELVDMGSLNGTYLNSLAIHHPDYGSRNWSEPVQLADGDIITLGTSSKISVKLSQYFEHHIPCGVGMVCDPMSARRGGKVLPMEDISFCQCPLPGVEQFGIFGICDGHGGAGAAKAASQMLPDNVASILSRPERRSNVLSLCDASDILRDAYARTEADMSHEYEGCTATLLLIWFDNNRKLFAQCANLGDSACVMNVNGKLIPMTEDHRVTSTTERARFAKLGKPLKESETRLCGLNISRMLGDKFLKEQDDHFSSEPYISQVVAIENSCTAFALIASDGLWDVISMKKTVQLVLQMKQKSNNDDQNSADMIANNVLSEARTLRTKDNTSIIFLDFDALRTDSCITKA; the protein is encoded by the exons ATGGGAATGCTGACGATGACCACCGCTACCAACGCCACTAACCCGACCACCGTGTCGTCGATGAGGTCGGAGATGGCAGCGAGCCTCGCAGGCGTCTTCATCCTCatgttcctcttcctcctcctccttttcatcTTGGTCTGCCGCCCCTGGCGCTTCTTCCTGTCTCCCTCCACCACGGTATCCTCCCCCCGTCTCCCTGCGTCTGCCGTCAAG GCTGATAATCTTGTGAGACCTCTTCTTTCTGATAATGTGGATGGTAACTCTGGTCAAAGCTATGATATGCCTGAAATTTTTCTTGAGGCTTCACGAATTCAAATTAATGAAAATACCACTTGGTCAAAAAAGCAGGGACTTGTTAGTAAAGAGCAGGTCCAATCAACCGATTTTTGCGCTTCACAAA GCGATAGTTTGGTACTGGATGTTTCTTACGATGCTTCTCAAGATATTGAAGTTGGTCATACACTTAAGCGTTCGGTGACATCAAGCTGGCCAATTGATGACAAAAAACATATCAGAGAGGATTCTAATTTTGATATTAGAATCATTAATGAGAAGCCTAGAAGTCCAGTTTCTTCTTTCACTGATAAAAAAATTCTGC GAAGCAGCTTGACCTTGGAAGTCATAGCTGGTCCTTCTCGTGGGCTTTGTTGCTCCAGGGAGTCAGCAAGCACTTCTGTGCTTCCCCTAACACTTGGAAGGGTTTCTCCAAGTGATTTACTGTTAAAGGATTCAGAGGTTTCAGGGAAACATGCAAATATAAATTGGAATGTGAAC AGTCTAAAATGGGAACTGGTGGACATGGGTAGCTTGAACGGAACATATTTGAACTCTTTGGCAATTCACCACCCAGATTATGGATCTAGAAATTGGAGTGAGCCTGTTCAGCTTGCAGATGGAGATATTATCACCCTTGGCACTTCTTCTAAAATTTCT GTTAAGCTTTCACAATATTTTGAACATCATATACCTTGTGGAGTTGGTATGGTTTGTGATCCAATGTCTGCACGTCGAGGAGGAAAAGTGCTTCCAATGGAAGATATAAGTTTCTGCCAGTGTCCCCTTCCTGGTGTTGAACAG TTTGGCATTTTTGGTATTTGTGATGGGCATGGTGGAGCTGGAGCTGCCAAAGCTGCAAGCCA GATGCTACCTGACAATGTGGCTTCTATTTTATCTCGTCCTGAAAGGAGATCAAATGTTTTATCCCTTTGTGATGCTTCAGATATTCTGCGAGATGCTTATGCTCGGACTGAAGCTGACATGAGTCATGAGTACGAG GGTTGTACTGCAACGCTTCTTTTGATTTGGTTTGACAATAATAGAAAACTCTTCGCACAGTGCGCAAACTTGGGTGATTCAGCTTGTGTTATGAA TGTTAATGGAAAGCTTATCCCTATGACAGAGGATCATAGGGTAACTAGTACAACTGAACGTGCTCGCTTTGCCAAATTAGGAAAACCATTAAAAGAAAGTGAAACACGCCTTTGTG GATTAAACATTAGCCGAATGCTTGGTGACAAGTTTCTGAAAGAACAAGATGACCACTTCAGTTCAGAGCCGTACATAAGCCAGGTTGTGGCAATTGAGAATTCATGCACAGCATTTGCATTGATAGCAAG tgaTGGACTGTGGGATGTTATCAGCATGAAAAAGACAGTGCAGCTTGTCCTTCAG ATGAAACAGAAAAGCAATAATGATGATCAAAACTCGGCAGATATGATAGCAAACAATGTGTTGAGTGAAGCTAGAACCTTAAGAACAAAGGATAACACATCTAttatcttcttagattttgatgcttTGAGAACAGATTCTTGTATTACGAAAGCATGA
- the LOC135643373 gene encoding protein phosphatase 2C 70-like isoform X1, translating to MGMLTMTTATNATNPTTVSSMRSEMAASLAGVFILMFLFLLLLFILVCRPWRFFLSPSTTVSSPRLPASAVKADNLVRPLLSDNVDGNSGQSYDMPEIFLEASRIQINENTTWSKKQGLVSKEQVQSTDFCASQNFVITGDSLVLDVSYDASQDIEVGHTLKRSVTSSWPIDDKKHIREDSNFDIRIINEKPRSPVSSFTDKKILRSSLTLEVIAGPSRGLCCSRESASTSVLPLTLGRVSPSDLLLKDSEVSGKHANINWNVNSLKWELVDMGSLNGTYLNSLAIHHPDYGSRNWSEPVQLADGDIITLGTSSKISVKLSQYFEHHIPCGVGMVCDPMSARRGGKVLPMEDISFCQCPLPGVEQFGIFGICDGHGGAGAAKAASQMLPDNVASILSRPERRSNVLSLCDASDILRDAYARTEADMSHEYEGCTATLLLIWFDNNRKLFAQCANLGDSACVMNVNGKLIPMTEDHRVTSTTERARFAKLGKPLKESETRLCGLNISRMLGDKFLKEQDDHFSSEPYISQVVAIENSCTAFALIASDGLWDVISMKKTVQLVLQMKQKSNNDDQNSADMIANNVLSEARTLRTKDNTSIIFLDFDALRTDSCITKA from the exons ATGGGAATGCTGACGATGACCACCGCTACCAACGCCACTAACCCGACCACCGTGTCGTCGATGAGGTCGGAGATGGCAGCGAGCCTCGCAGGCGTCTTCATCCTCatgttcctcttcctcctcctccttttcatcTTGGTCTGCCGCCCCTGGCGCTTCTTCCTGTCTCCCTCCACCACGGTATCCTCCCCCCGTCTCCCTGCGTCTGCCGTCAAG GCTGATAATCTTGTGAGACCTCTTCTTTCTGATAATGTGGATGGTAACTCTGGTCAAAGCTATGATATGCCTGAAATTTTTCTTGAGGCTTCACGAATTCAAATTAATGAAAATACCACTTGGTCAAAAAAGCAGGGACTTGTTAGTAAAGAGCAGGTCCAATCAACCGATTTTTGCGCTTCACAAA ATTTTGTCATTACAGGCGATAGTTTGGTACTGGATGTTTCTTACGATGCTTCTCAAGATATTGAAGTTGGTCATACACTTAAGCGTTCGGTGACATCAAGCTGGCCAATTGATGACAAAAAACATATCAGAGAGGATTCTAATTTTGATATTAGAATCATTAATGAGAAGCCTAGAAGTCCAGTTTCTTCTTTCACTGATAAAAAAATTCTGC GAAGCAGCTTGACCTTGGAAGTCATAGCTGGTCCTTCTCGTGGGCTTTGTTGCTCCAGGGAGTCAGCAAGCACTTCTGTGCTTCCCCTAACACTTGGAAGGGTTTCTCCAAGTGATTTACTGTTAAAGGATTCAGAGGTTTCAGGGAAACATGCAAATATAAATTGGAATGTGAAC AGTCTAAAATGGGAACTGGTGGACATGGGTAGCTTGAACGGAACATATTTGAACTCTTTGGCAATTCACCACCCAGATTATGGATCTAGAAATTGGAGTGAGCCTGTTCAGCTTGCAGATGGAGATATTATCACCCTTGGCACTTCTTCTAAAATTTCT GTTAAGCTTTCACAATATTTTGAACATCATATACCTTGTGGAGTTGGTATGGTTTGTGATCCAATGTCTGCACGTCGAGGAGGAAAAGTGCTTCCAATGGAAGATATAAGTTTCTGCCAGTGTCCCCTTCCTGGTGTTGAACAG TTTGGCATTTTTGGTATTTGTGATGGGCATGGTGGAGCTGGAGCTGCCAAAGCTGCAAGCCA GATGCTACCTGACAATGTGGCTTCTATTTTATCTCGTCCTGAAAGGAGATCAAATGTTTTATCCCTTTGTGATGCTTCAGATATTCTGCGAGATGCTTATGCTCGGACTGAAGCTGACATGAGTCATGAGTACGAG GGTTGTACTGCAACGCTTCTTTTGATTTGGTTTGACAATAATAGAAAACTCTTCGCACAGTGCGCAAACTTGGGTGATTCAGCTTGTGTTATGAA TGTTAATGGAAAGCTTATCCCTATGACAGAGGATCATAGGGTAACTAGTACAACTGAACGTGCTCGCTTTGCCAAATTAGGAAAACCATTAAAAGAAAGTGAAACACGCCTTTGTG GATTAAACATTAGCCGAATGCTTGGTGACAAGTTTCTGAAAGAACAAGATGACCACTTCAGTTCAGAGCCGTACATAAGCCAGGTTGTGGCAATTGAGAATTCATGCACAGCATTTGCATTGATAGCAAG tgaTGGACTGTGGGATGTTATCAGCATGAAAAAGACAGTGCAGCTTGTCCTTCAG ATGAAACAGAAAAGCAATAATGATGATCAAAACTCGGCAGATATGATAGCAAACAATGTGTTGAGTGAAGCTAGAACCTTAAGAACAAAGGATAACACATCTAttatcttcttagattttgatgcttTGAGAACAGATTCTTGTATTACGAAAGCATGA
- the LOC103990389 gene encoding NAD(P)H-quinone oxidoreductase subunit L, chloroplastic isoform X1: MLGIPLSSRSAPPPQASQKMSSSWSFVPPTLQSSFLLPRPQLSPSFHPNFKWNRLSIRKNKLQAPRCVSPKTQSSQLDKFALLLQYGAILAAVEAPSALAVTGNNTEEDLVTTLISGGIVAVFYLFVIPPIIMNWLRLRWYKRKFFETYLQFMCVFIFFPGLMLWAPFLNFRKFPRDPTMEYPWSTPKDDVPLYKSR; encoded by the exons ATGCTCGGGATACCGCTATCCAGTAGGTCGGCTCCCCCACCTCAAGCCTCTCAGAAGATGAGCAGTTCGTGGAGCTTCGTCCCCCCAACGCTCCAATCCTCGTTCCTCCTTCCCAGGCCGCAACTCTCACCATCTTTTCACCctaatttcaaatggaacagaCTCTCCATTCGCAAAAATAAG CTACAGGCTCCTCGATGCGTCTCTCCAAAAACTCAAAGCTCACAGCTCGACAAGTTCGCTTTGCTTCTCCAGTATGGAGCCATTTTGGCAGCA GTTGAGGCGCCATCGGCATTGGCAGTGACAGGAAACAACACGGAAGAGGATTTGGTGACGACATTGATATCGGGAGGAATCGTTGCGGTCTTTTATCTGTTCGTGATTCCG CCCATCATCATGAACTGGCTGAGGCTGCGATGGTACAAGCGCAAGTTTTTCGAGACGTATCTGCAGTTCATGTGTGTGTTCATCTTCTTTCCTGG GTTGATGTTATGGGCACCATTTCTCAACTTCAGGAAGTTtccgagggatccgacaatggagtATCCTTGGTCTACTCCAAAAGATGATGTCCCCTTGTATAAATCAAGATGA
- the LOC135643373 gene encoding protein phosphatase 2C 70-like isoform X3, whose amino-acid sequence MGMLTMTTATNATNPTTVSSMRSEMAASLAGVFILMFLFLLLLFILVCRPWRFFLSPSTTVSSPRLPASAVKADNLVRPLLSDNVDGNSGQSYDMPEIFLEASRIQINENTTWSKKQGLVSKEQVQSTDFCASQNFVITGDSLVLDVSYDASQDIEVGHTLKRSVTSSWPIDDKKHIREDSNFDIRIINEKPRRSSLTLEVIAGPSRGLCCSRESASTSVLPLTLGRVSPSDLLLKDSEVSGKHANINWNVNSLKWELVDMGSLNGTYLNSLAIHHPDYGSRNWSEPVQLADGDIITLGTSSKISVKLSQYFEHHIPCGVGMVCDPMSARRGGKVLPMEDISFCQCPLPGVEQFGIFGICDGHGGAGAAKAASQMLPDNVASILSRPERRSNVLSLCDASDILRDAYARTEADMSHEYEGCTATLLLIWFDNNRKLFAQCANLGDSACVMNVNGKLIPMTEDHRVTSTTERARFAKLGKPLKESETRLCGLNISRMLGDKFLKEQDDHFSSEPYISQVVAIENSCTAFALIASDGLWDVISMKKTVQLVLQMKQKSNNDDQNSADMIANNVLSEARTLRTKDNTSIIFLDFDALRTDSCITKA is encoded by the exons ATGGGAATGCTGACGATGACCACCGCTACCAACGCCACTAACCCGACCACCGTGTCGTCGATGAGGTCGGAGATGGCAGCGAGCCTCGCAGGCGTCTTCATCCTCatgttcctcttcctcctcctccttttcatcTTGGTCTGCCGCCCCTGGCGCTTCTTCCTGTCTCCCTCCACCACGGTATCCTCCCCCCGTCTCCCTGCGTCTGCCGTCAAG GCTGATAATCTTGTGAGACCTCTTCTTTCTGATAATGTGGATGGTAACTCTGGTCAAAGCTATGATATGCCTGAAATTTTTCTTGAGGCTTCACGAATTCAAATTAATGAAAATACCACTTGGTCAAAAAAGCAGGGACTTGTTAGTAAAGAGCAGGTCCAATCAACCGATTTTTGCGCTTCACAAA ATTTTGTCATTACAGGCGATAGTTTGGTACTGGATGTTTCTTACGATGCTTCTCAAGATATTGAAGTTGGTCATACACTTAAGCGTTCGGTGACATCAAGCTGGCCAATTGATGACAAAAAACATATCAGAGAGGATTCTAATTTTGATATTAGAATCATTAATGAGAAGCCTAGAA GAAGCAGCTTGACCTTGGAAGTCATAGCTGGTCCTTCTCGTGGGCTTTGTTGCTCCAGGGAGTCAGCAAGCACTTCTGTGCTTCCCCTAACACTTGGAAGGGTTTCTCCAAGTGATTTACTGTTAAAGGATTCAGAGGTTTCAGGGAAACATGCAAATATAAATTGGAATGTGAAC AGTCTAAAATGGGAACTGGTGGACATGGGTAGCTTGAACGGAACATATTTGAACTCTTTGGCAATTCACCACCCAGATTATGGATCTAGAAATTGGAGTGAGCCTGTTCAGCTTGCAGATGGAGATATTATCACCCTTGGCACTTCTTCTAAAATTTCT GTTAAGCTTTCACAATATTTTGAACATCATATACCTTGTGGAGTTGGTATGGTTTGTGATCCAATGTCTGCACGTCGAGGAGGAAAAGTGCTTCCAATGGAAGATATAAGTTTCTGCCAGTGTCCCCTTCCTGGTGTTGAACAG TTTGGCATTTTTGGTATTTGTGATGGGCATGGTGGAGCTGGAGCTGCCAAAGCTGCAAGCCA GATGCTACCTGACAATGTGGCTTCTATTTTATCTCGTCCTGAAAGGAGATCAAATGTTTTATCCCTTTGTGATGCTTCAGATATTCTGCGAGATGCTTATGCTCGGACTGAAGCTGACATGAGTCATGAGTACGAG GGTTGTACTGCAACGCTTCTTTTGATTTGGTTTGACAATAATAGAAAACTCTTCGCACAGTGCGCAAACTTGGGTGATTCAGCTTGTGTTATGAA TGTTAATGGAAAGCTTATCCCTATGACAGAGGATCATAGGGTAACTAGTACAACTGAACGTGCTCGCTTTGCCAAATTAGGAAAACCATTAAAAGAAAGTGAAACACGCCTTTGTG GATTAAACATTAGCCGAATGCTTGGTGACAAGTTTCTGAAAGAACAAGATGACCACTTCAGTTCAGAGCCGTACATAAGCCAGGTTGTGGCAATTGAGAATTCATGCACAGCATTTGCATTGATAGCAAG tgaTGGACTGTGGGATGTTATCAGCATGAAAAAGACAGTGCAGCTTGTCCTTCAG ATGAAACAGAAAAGCAATAATGATGATCAAAACTCGGCAGATATGATAGCAAACAATGTGTTGAGTGAAGCTAGAACCTTAAGAACAAAGGATAACACATCTAttatcttcttagattttgatgcttTGAGAACAGATTCTTGTATTACGAAAGCATGA